One segment of Salvia splendens isolate huo1 chromosome 20, SspV2, whole genome shotgun sequence DNA contains the following:
- the LOC121781020 gene encoding isoflavone reductase homolog yields the protein MGKSRILVVGGTGYVGRRIVKASLAEGHPTYILRRSEIGMDIEKLQVLLEFKRQGAVLVEGSFSDHRSLVEAVKQVDVVVCTMSGVHFRSHNLLMQLKLVDAIKEAGNIKRFLPSEFGMDPAQMMHALEPGRVTFDEKMTVRKAIEAANIPYTYISANCFGGYFVGNLSQMGTLLPPKDKVLIYGDGNAKAVFMDEDDIATYTIKSVDDPRTLNKTVYIRPPENILSQRELVQIWENLSGNTLEKTSISGRDFLALMKDADYAGQVGLGHFYHIFYDGCLTSFEIGEDGEEASRLYPEVQYKRMDEYLKLYL from the exons atgggaaaaagtaGAATTCTTGTTGTAGGTGGGACCGGTTACGTGGGAAGGAGGATTGTGAAGGCCAGCCTAGCGGAGGGCCACCCGACTTACATTCTAAGGCGGTCGGAAATCGGGATGGACATCGAGAAGCTGCAGGTGCTGCTGGAGTTCAAGAGGCAGGGGGCGGTGCTGGTCGAGGGGTCGTTTTCCGATCACCGGAGCCTGGTGGAGGCGGTGAAGCAAGTCGACGTGGTTGTATGCACCATGTCCGGGGTGCATTTCCGGAGCCATAATCTGCTGATGCAGCTTAAGCTTGTTGATGCTATTAAAGAAGCCGGAAATATCAAG CGTTTCTTGCCTTCGGAGTTCGGCATGGATCCTGCCCAAATGATGCACGCGCTTGAGCCAGGTAGGGTCACATTCGACGAGAAGATGACGGTAAGGAAGGCCATCGAGGCAGCCAACATCCCCTACACCTACATCTCCGCCAACTGCTTCGGCGGCTACTTCGTCGGCAACCTCTCTCAGATGGGGACCCTCCTCCCCCCCAAAGACAAAGTCCTCATCTACGGCGACGGCAACGCCAAAGCCGTCTTCATGGACGAGGACGACATCGCCACTTACACCATCAAGTCCGTTGACGACCCCCGCACCCTCAACAAGACCGTCTACATTCGCCCACCTGAAAACATCCTCTCCCAGCGAGAGCTCGTCCAGATATGGGAGAATCTTTCCGGGAATACGTTGGAAAAGACCTCCATTTCCGGCCGAGACTTTCTCGCTCTCATGAAAG ATGCTGACTACGCTGGCCAAGTTGGATTAGGCCATTTCTATCACATTTTCTATGACGGCTGCCTCACAAGCTTCGAGATAGGAGAAGACGGGGAAGAAGCTTCTAGACTTTATCCGGAAGTCCAGTACAAGCGCATGGATGAATACTTGAAACTTTATCTCTAA